A single region of the Paraburkholderia megapolitana genome encodes:
- a CDS encoding sugar-binding transcriptional regulator: MPKSSEKLDLATRAAWLYYVAGNTQNEIAEKLQVSRPVAQRLVAFAVEKNLIRVRVDHQIADCLTLADQLSKRYGLAMCEIVPIDGDTHEEVDRKLAVAGAQVMERYLTEERPMVIALSSGRTLKAAVDQITQLERPQHRLVSMVGAIAQDGSSNRYDVALHISEKTGGKHFLLPAPLIADNEAERAQWCNHRLYRIVQSLSAEADVAFVGIGDIGPNCPLYEDGFLTVDEVRELMRLGAIAEMLGLPIDANGARIESPTGRRVTSIRLDSPPKRPTIGIAGGTRKRHAVIATLKGGWLSGLVTDELCARAALEA; this comes from the coding sequence GTGCCCAAGTCCAGCGAAAAACTCGATCTTGCAACCCGCGCGGCGTGGCTCTATTACGTCGCCGGCAACACGCAGAACGAGATTGCCGAAAAGCTCCAGGTGTCACGCCCCGTTGCACAACGACTCGTCGCGTTCGCGGTCGAGAAGAATCTGATCCGTGTACGCGTCGATCATCAGATCGCCGACTGCCTCACGCTTGCCGACCAGTTGTCGAAGCGCTACGGACTCGCGATGTGCGAGATCGTGCCGATCGACGGCGACACCCACGAGGAAGTCGATCGCAAGCTCGCCGTAGCCGGCGCGCAGGTGATGGAGCGCTACCTCACCGAAGAGCGACCGATGGTCATCGCCTTGAGCAGCGGCCGGACCCTGAAGGCCGCCGTCGATCAGATCACGCAGCTGGAGCGGCCACAGCACCGGCTCGTATCGATGGTCGGTGCGATCGCTCAGGACGGCTCGTCGAACCGCTATGACGTCGCGCTGCACATCTCCGAGAAGACCGGCGGCAAGCATTTTCTGCTGCCCGCGCCGCTGATCGCCGACAACGAAGCCGAACGCGCGCAGTGGTGCAACCACCGGCTCTACCGGATCGTGCAGTCGCTGTCGGCGGAAGCGGATGTAGCGTTCGTCGGCATCGGCGACATCGGACCGAACTGCCCGCTCTATGAAGACGGCTTTCTGACCGTCGACGAAGTGCGCGAACTGATGCGGCTCGGCGCGATCGCCGAAATGCTCGGCCTGCCGATCGACGCCAACGGTGCACGCATCGAATCGCCGACTGGCCGGCGCGTGACGAGCATCCGCCTCGATTCGCCGCCGAAACGACCGACTATCGGCATCGCCGGTGGCACGCGCAAACGGCATGCGGTGATTGCTACGCTGAAGGGTGGCTGGCTGTCGGGTCTCGTCACCGATGAGCTGTGT